One Equus quagga isolate Etosha38 chromosome 5, UCLA_HA_Equagga_1.0, whole genome shotgun sequence genomic window carries:
- the SLC5A7 gene encoding high affinity choline transporter 1, with translation MTFHVEGLIAIIVFYLLILLVGIWAAWRTKNSGRAEERSEAIIVGGRDIGLLVGGFTMTATWVGGGYINGTAEAVYVPDYGLAWAQAPIGYSLSLVLGGLFFAKPMRSKGYVTMLDPFQQIYGKRMGGLLFIPALMGEMFWAAAIFSALGATISVIINVNVHASVIVSALIATLYTLVGGLYSVAYTDVVQLFCIFVGLWISVPFALSHPAVTDIGFTAVHAKYQEPWLGTIESFEVYTWLDSFLLLILGGIPWQAYFQRVLSSSSATYAQVLSFLAAFGCLVMALPAILIGAIGASTDWNQTAYGIPDPKSNEEADMILPLVLQYLCPVYISYFGLGAVSAAVMSSADSSILSASSMFARNIYQLSFRQNASDKEIVWVMRITVFVFGASATAMALLTKTVYGLWYLSSDLVYIIIFPQLLCVLFIKGTNTYGAVAGYISGLFLRITGGEPYLYLQPLIFYPGYYSDKNGIYNQRFPFKTLAMVTAFLTNICISYLAKYLFESGTLPPKLDVFDAVVARHSEENMDKTILVKNENIKLDELAPVKPRQSITLSSTFTNKEAFLDIDSSPEGSGTEDNL, from the exons ATGACATTCCATGTGGAAGGACTGATAGCTATCATCGTGTTCTACCTTCTGATATTGCTGGTTGGAATATGGGCTGCCTGGAGAACCAAAAACAGCGGCCGGGCGGAGGAGCGCAGCGAGGCCATAATAGTTGGCGGCCGGGACATTGGCCTGCTAGTGGGCGGATTCACCATGACAG CCACCTGGGTTGGAGGAGGTTACATCAACGGGACAGCTGAAGCAGTGTACGTACCAGATTACGGTCTAGCGTGGGCTCAGGCACCAATTGGATATTCTCTTAGTCTGGTTTTAG gTGGCCTGTTTTTTGCAAAGCCTATGCGTTCCAAGGGATATGTGACTATGTTAGACCCATTTCAGCAGATCTACGGAAAACGCATGGGTGGGCTCTTATTTATTCCTGCACTAATGGGAGAAATGTTCTGGGCTGCAGCCATTTTCTCTGCCTTAG GAGCCACTATCAGTGTGATCATTAATGTCAATGTACACGCTTCTGTCATTGTCTCTGCACTCATCGCCACTCTGTACACCCTGGTAGGAGGTCTCTACTCTGTGGCCTACACGGATGTTGTTCAgctcttttgcatttttgtagGACTG TGGATCAGTGTCCCTTTCGCACTGTCACATCCTGCAGTTACTGACATTGGGTTCACTGCAGTCCATGCCAAATACCAGGAGCCTTGGCTTGGAACCATTGAATCATTTGAAGTCTACACTTGGCTTGATAGTTTTCTGTTGTTG ATATTGGGTGGAATCCCATGGCAAGCCTATTTCCAGAGGGTTCTCTCTTCATCTTCAGCCACCTATGCTCAAGTGCTGTCCTTTCTGGCAGCTTTTGGGTGCCTGGTGATGGCTCTGCCAGCCATACTCATTGGGGCCATTGGTGCATCAACAG ACTGGAACCAGACTGCATATGGGATTCCAGATCCAAAGAGTAATGAGGAAGCAGACATGATTTTACCACTTGTTCTGCAGTATCTCTGCCCTGTATACATCTCTTACTTTGGGCTTGGGGCAGTTTCTGCTGCTGTTATGTCATCAGCAGATTCTTCTATCTTGTCAGCAAGTTCAATGTTTGCTCGGAACATCTACCAGCTTTCATTCAGACAAAAC GCATCAGACAAGGAAATCGTTTGGGTGATGCGAATCACAGTGTTTGTGTTTGGAGCTTCTGCAACTGCCATGGCCTTGCTAACAAAGACTGTGTATGGGCTCTGGTACCTAAGTTCAGACCTCGTTTACATCATCATCTTCCCACAGCTGCTCTGTGTGCTCTTCATCAAGGGAACCAACACATATGGGGCCGTGGCAGGCTATATTTCTGGCCTTTTTCTGAGAATAACTGGTGGGGAGCCATACCTGTACCTGCAGCCCTTGATCTTTTACCCTGGTTATTACTCTGATAAGAATGGTATCTATAATCAGAGATTCCCGTTTAAGACCCTTGCCATGGTTACTGCATTCTTAACCAACATTTGCATCTCGTATCTAGCCAAATACCTATTTGAAAGTGGAACCTTGCCACCAAAATTAGATGTATTTGATGCTGTTGTTGCAAGGCACAGTGAAGAAAACATGGATAAGACGATTCTggtcaaaaatgaaaatattaaactaGATGAACTTGCACCTGTGAAGCCTCGACAGAGCATAACTCTCAGTTCGACTTTCACCAATAAAGAGGCCTTCCTTGACATTGATTCCAGTCCAGAAGGGTCTGGGACGGAAGATAATTTATAA